One part of the Bacillus sp. FJAT-27916 genome encodes these proteins:
- a CDS encoding superoxide dismutase yields MAFSLPQLPYEYDALEPHIDKETMNIHHTKHHNTYVTNLNAALEGHEDLAGKSLEELLANIESVPESIRTAVRNNGGGHANHSLFWELLSPNGGGEPTGELAEAIAAKFGSFESFKEEFAKAATTRFGSGWAWLTVKDGELELYSTANQDSPLMEGKTPILGLDVWEHAYYLNYQNRRPEYIASFWNIVNWDEVAKRYASAK; encoded by the coding sequence ATGGCATTTTCTTTACCACAGTTACCGTACGAGTATGATGCACTTGAGCCTCATATTGACAAGGAAACAATGAATATTCACCACACAAAACACCATAACACATATGTGACAAACTTAAATGCGGCACTTGAGGGCCATGAAGATCTAGCTGGCAAGAGCCTTGAAGAATTGCTTGCTAATATTGAGTCTGTACCAGAAAGCATCCGCACAGCGGTACGCAATAATGGCGGCGGACACGCTAACCACTCCCTATTCTGGGAATTGCTTTCACCAAACGGCGGCGGTGAGCCGACAGGTGAACTAGCAGAAGCTATCGCAGCTAAATTTGGAAGCTTCGAAAGCTTCAAGGAAGAGTTTGCTAAAGCAGCAACTACTCGTTTCGGCTCTGGCTGGGCATGGTTGACTGTTAAAGACGGCGAACTTGAACTTTATAGCACAGCTAATCAAGATTCTCCATTAATGGAAGGTAAAACACCAATCCTCGGTCTTGACGTTTGGGAGCATGCTTACTACCTAAACTACCAAAACCGTCGTCCAGAATACATTGCATCATTCTGGAACATCGTGAATTGGGATGAAGTTGCGAAGCGTTACGCTAGCGCAAAATAA
- a CDS encoding MFS transporter codes for MGIQNDVISRIKSNKELYILILIGALYSLSTALSNTFVNVYLWKQNEALMDLGIYNLAVVILQGLAFLFAGGLAKKVDRIIILRIGVCFLASFYLVVLLFSSNSRLYLVLIGSLLGLGYGFYWLAYNLLTFEITEPETRDSFNGLQGISGSLGGMIGPFFAGYVISSLTGNTGYLIIFGLSLALFVVAVVCSFFLKRRAADGRYQLRDVMEERKQNRDWKRITYANYSQGLREGVFVFIISVFVFVETGSEMALGTFTLISSGISFLAYFLVSRYVKVKHRKISMFIGAILLYMAIAFLVYHVSYIKLLLYACLIALAYPLLFVPYMSLTYDVIGTAREAALYRVEYIVIRELYLNAGRATSILVFMALILLTPEQTGIKILLLGAGAGHVFVYLFMRKVTVRNID; via the coding sequence ATGGGAATTCAAAATGATGTTATCAGCAGAATTAAGTCCAATAAGGAATTGTATATCCTGATATTGATTGGTGCGTTGTATTCATTAAGCACCGCCTTATCGAATACGTTTGTGAATGTTTATTTATGGAAGCAAAATGAGGCATTAATGGATTTAGGTATTTATAATCTGGCCGTTGTTATTTTGCAAGGGCTGGCGTTTCTGTTTGCGGGCGGACTTGCAAAAAAGGTCGATCGAATCATTATCCTACGCATAGGGGTTTGTTTTCTTGCGTCATTTTATTTGGTGGTTCTTCTCTTCTCAAGCAACTCCAGGCTCTATTTAGTGCTGATTGGGAGCTTGCTGGGCCTTGGTTACGGCTTTTACTGGCTTGCTTATAATCTTTTGACCTTTGAGATCACCGAACCGGAAACAAGGGACTCCTTTAATGGTCTGCAGGGAATCTCAGGGTCTCTCGGGGGAATGATTGGTCCCTTTTTTGCTGGGTATGTGATCAGCAGCCTGACAGGTAATACAGGCTACTTGATCATTTTTGGTTTATCTCTTGCCTTGTTCGTCGTTGCCGTCGTCTGCAGCTTTTTTCTGAAAAGGAGAGCGGCAGATGGCAGGTATCAATTGCGGGACGTAATGGAGGAACGGAAGCAGAATCGTGATTGGAAGAGGATTACATATGCGAATTATTCACAGGGGCTGAGAGAGGGTGTGTTTGTGTTTATTATCTCAGTCTTTGTGTTCGTTGAAACAGGGAGTGAGATGGCGCTTGGCACCTTCACGCTCATCAGTTCAGGCATTTCATTTCTGGCCTATTTTCTTGTCAGCCGATACGTAAAGGTGAAACACCGGAAGATATCCATGTTCATCGGGGCAATCCTTCTTTACATGGCCATCGCCTTTCTTGTGTATCATGTATCCTACATTAAATTACTTCTATATGCTTGTTTAATTGCACTTGCTTACCCGCTGCTGTTTGTTCCCTATATGTCCCTGACCTATGATGTCATAGGGACGGCTAGGGAGGCGGCATTATATAGAGTGGAGTATATTGTCATCCGGGAGCTGTACTTGAATGCTGGCAGAGCGACCTCCATTTTGGTATTCATGGCATTGATTTTGCTGACTCCAGAGCAAACAGGCATCAAAATTCTCCTTCTTGGAGCAGGGGCTGGGCATGTATTCGTTTACTTATTTATGAGGAAAGTGACTGTAAGAAATATTGATTGA
- a CDS encoding peptidoglycan D,D-transpeptidase FtsI family protein, which produces MKVRKKKKKKQLPLRLNILIFVVFLLFSALILRLGIVQIVYGDDYKREIEKTEEVTVQNSVPRGKIFDRNGQIIVDNQPLYAITYTRTQKTSTEEMLETAEKLAQLIEVNTDKVRERDKKDFWILLNPTEAKNKITEAEYKKLNDGKLTDDEIYQMQLDRITEDDIDFSEDELEVLAIYSRFISGYYLSPQIVKNNETTYEEVARVNEHIENLPGVDTTTDWERKYAYGSTLKSVLGKVSTSSEGLPSDKANYYLARGYSRNDRVGTSYLEQQYEEVLRGQQERIRNVTDTSGNIVSTEIITEGQRGNDLILTIDMDLQMATEEIIEKQLKAKTGTGDTKYLDRAYVVVSDPKTGELLTMAGKKYSRDEETGKMKMTDHALGTFTSSYAMGSSVKGATILTGYQTGAISPGQVILDAPMKIKGTPVKKSWKTFGNITDIDALRVSSNVYMFKTAIMLGGGNYVEGGSLSVKDSAFSTMRSYYNQFGLGVKTGLDLPGEVAGYKGITQNAGLLMDFAIGQYDTYTPMQLNQYVSTIANGGNRVKLHLLKEVREPSDEDDALGKVVKEVQTEVLNTLPMKQSWIKRVQEGFRQVTQTPGGTAYSYFSGAAYKPAGKTGTAEAFYDGPKWEIGTVQPETYNITFVSYAPADNPEIAISVVVPWAYQSTGHKMNLEIAKSVYEKYFDLKAERAGTKKKSDSNDDE; this is translated from the coding sequence GTGAAAGTCAGAAAGAAAAAAAAGAAAAAACAACTACCTCTTCGTCTGAATATATTAATATTCGTTGTGTTTTTACTTTTCTCTGCGCTAATTCTTAGACTGGGAATCGTACAGATTGTCTATGGGGATGATTACAAACGGGAAATTGAGAAAACCGAGGAAGTGACGGTTCAAAACTCTGTTCCACGGGGAAAAATCTTTGATCGCAATGGACAGATTATCGTGGATAATCAGCCGCTTTATGCAATCACATATACACGTACCCAGAAAACATCAACAGAAGAGATGCTAGAGACAGCCGAGAAATTGGCTCAATTAATTGAAGTGAATACAGATAAGGTTCGTGAGCGGGACAAGAAGGACTTCTGGATCCTCTTGAATCCAACAGAAGCCAAGAATAAAATTACTGAAGCAGAATATAAGAAGCTGAATGACGGCAAATTAACGGATGATGAAATCTATCAAATGCAGCTTGATCGGATAACAGAGGATGATATTGACTTCTCTGAGGATGAGCTGGAAGTATTGGCCATTTACAGCCGCTTTATCTCAGGATACTACCTATCTCCGCAAATCGTTAAGAATAATGAGACCACTTATGAAGAAGTGGCGCGGGTTAATGAACATATCGAAAACCTTCCTGGTGTTGATACAACAACAGACTGGGAAAGGAAATATGCTTACGGAAGTACGCTCAAATCAGTGCTGGGGAAAGTATCCACTTCTAGTGAAGGGCTGCCATCCGATAAAGCAAACTATTATTTGGCCCGGGGATACAGCCGTAATGATCGTGTGGGCACCTCATACTTAGAACAGCAGTATGAAGAAGTATTGCGCGGACAGCAAGAAAGAATCCGCAATGTGACGGATACATCCGGCAATATAGTCAGCACCGAGATTATTACAGAAGGCCAGCGCGGAAATGATTTAATCCTAACCATTGATATGGACTTGCAAATGGCCACAGAGGAAATTATTGAAAAGCAATTGAAGGCAAAGACGGGTACAGGAGATACGAAATACTTGGACCGTGCCTATGTTGTTGTCTCTGACCCGAAAACGGGCGAGCTTTTGACAATGGCTGGCAAGAAGTATTCAAGGGATGAAGAAACAGGAAAGATGAAGATGACGGACCATGCGCTTGGCACCTTCACCTCTTCCTATGCGATGGGCTCCTCTGTCAAAGGTGCGACCATCTTGACAGGCTACCAGACAGGAGCCATTTCACCGGGTCAGGTAATCCTTGATGCTCCGATGAAGATTAAGGGAACGCCAGTGAAGAAATCCTGGAAAACCTTTGGTAATATAACAGACATTGATGCCTTACGCGTTTCTTCAAACGTATACATGTTCAAAACGGCTATTATGCTTGGCGGCGGCAATTACGTTGAGGGAGGATCCCTTAGTGTAAAAGATTCTGCTTTCTCTACTATGCGAAGTTACTATAATCAATTCGGTCTTGGTGTAAAGACTGGACTTGATCTTCCTGGAGAGGTTGCCGGCTATAAAGGCATTACTCAAAATGCCGGTCTATTAATGGACTTTGCCATTGGACAATATGATACGTATACACCGATGCAGCTTAACCAATATGTATCCACTATTGCTAATGGTGGGAATAGGGTGAAACTCCATCTTCTAAAAGAGGTTCGAGAACCATCAGACGAGGATGATGCACTAGGCAAGGTCGTTAAAGAGGTCCAAACGGAAGTGCTGAATACTTTGCCGATGAAGCAATCTTGGATTAAACGCGTTCAAGAAGGCTTTAGGCAGGTTACACAAACGCCGGGCGGTACAGCTTATTCCTATTTCAGTGGTGCTGCATATAAACCAGCAGGGAAAACAGGTACGGCTGAGGCTTTCTATGACGGGCCTAAGTGGGAAATCGGTACGGTGCAGCCGGAAACGTATAATATTACCTTTGTGTCGTATGCACCGGCAGATAATCCAGAGATAGCCATCAGTGTTGTTGTGCCATGGGCTTATCAAAGCACCGGTCACAAAATGAATCTGGAGATTGCGAAATCGGTTTACGAGAAATACTTTGACCTGAAGGCTGAGAGAGCCGGCACTAAAAAGAAATCAGATTCAAATGATGATGAATAA
- a CDS encoding phosphate ABC transporter substrate-binding protein PstS family protein: protein MFMKWKKASFFMVLVLMSGVLAACGSDSESNNGGSSGANGEEISGMITAAGSTALQPLADEAANEFMANNPNVSVSVQGGGSGTGINQVASGAVNIGNSDVPSADKLEDEKLAGEIVDNKVSGIAFGIVVNKDVTVKDLTIEQIQGIFSGKIKNWKEVGGADLEINVVNRPASSGTRTTFEQTIMQDVKIDDSIGTNQDSNGAVENSINSTSGSISYLAMSYLVEGKETTLKTVTIDGAEPTTEDVANGSYPFWSYEYMVTKGEPEGAVKAFIDFMISDDFAGKVDEMGYIPMSELE, encoded by the coding sequence ATGTTTATGAAATGGAAAAAGGCATCTTTCTTCATGGTGCTAGTACTGATGAGCGGAGTACTTGCAGCATGCGGAAGCGATAGTGAATCGAATAATGGTGGTTCCTCCGGTGCAAACGGAGAAGAAATATCCGGTATGATCACAGCAGCTGGTTCAACGGCCTTGCAGCCTTTGGCTGATGAGGCTGCAAATGAATTCATGGCCAATAATCCTAATGTGTCCGTGAGCGTGCAGGGCGGAGGCAGTGGTACCGGCATTAATCAAGTAGCTAGCGGAGCCGTTAACATTGGTAACTCTGACGTTCCTTCAGCAGATAAATTGGAAGATGAAAAGCTTGCCGGTGAAATAGTTGACAATAAAGTATCCGGCATTGCCTTTGGAATCGTTGTAAATAAAGATGTAACCGTTAAAGACCTGACAATTGAACAGATTCAAGGAATCTTCTCTGGCAAGATCAAGAACTGGAAGGAAGTCGGCGGAGCGGATTTGGAAATCAATGTCGTCAATAGACCTGCTTCTTCCGGCACACGTACAACATTTGAACAAACAATCATGCAAGATGTGAAGATTGATGACAGTATCGGTACAAACCAAGATTCTAACGGGGCTGTTGAAAATTCTATCAATTCCACATCCGGTTCCATCAGCTATTTGGCCATGAGCTATTTAGTTGAGGGCAAAGAAACAACATTGAAAACAGTCACCATTGATGGTGCAGAACCGACAACTGAAGATGTAGCAAATGGAAGCTATCCTTTCTGGTCTTATGAATACATGGTCACAAAAGGGGAACCAGAGGGAGCTGTCAAAGCATTCATCGATTTCATGATAAGTGATGATTTTGCCGGTAAGGTTGATGAAATGGGCTATATTCCAATGTCTGAATTGGAATAA
- the pstC gene encoding phosphate ABC transporter permease subunit PstC encodes MKGHKSINYWKSEYIGRILVTLCGFVIVLTTLAIIVFITGKGIQSFTVSGISLWEMISSTNWSPNDGHYGALIFIAGSTLVSMGAVLISAPIAIALAIFMNYISPKFGEKVLRPVLELLVGIPSVVYGLLGVTILVPFLRDSFGGVGFSLLAGTIVLSIMILPTIASLASDALRGVPPQLLEASYGLGSTRWQAISRVVIPAAKKGVLTGIVLGLARAFGEALAVQMVIGNTIKLPEAITDPTATLTGILTMDMSNTLNGTAWNNALWSLALILLVMSFLFIMIIRFIGNRGGTK; translated from the coding sequence ATGAAAGGCCATAAGTCGATAAACTACTGGAAAAGTGAATATATAGGCCGAATCCTTGTTACTTTATGCGGGTTCGTGATTGTACTAACCACATTGGCAATCATCGTATTCATAACTGGTAAAGGAATTCAGTCATTTACTGTGAGCGGCATTTCACTATGGGAAATGATCAGTTCAACAAATTGGAGCCCGAATGACGGGCATTATGGAGCATTGATTTTCATTGCTGGATCCACGCTCGTATCAATGGGAGCTGTGTTAATCAGTGCCCCGATTGCCATTGCTTTAGCTATTTTTATGAATTATATATCTCCTAAGTTTGGAGAAAAGGTTTTACGGCCTGTATTGGAGTTATTGGTAGGAATTCCTTCCGTTGTTTATGGGTTATTAGGGGTGACCATTCTTGTGCCGTTCCTAAGAGACTCATTTGGCGGAGTCGGTTTTAGTTTGCTGGCGGGGACTATCGTCCTCAGCATCATGATTCTCCCGACAATTGCCTCCCTGGCCTCTGATGCTTTAAGAGGAGTGCCGCCGCAATTGCTGGAAGCTTCTTACGGCCTTGGCTCTACAAGATGGCAGGCAATCAGCCGTGTGGTGATACCAGCTGCGAAGAAAGGGGTATTAACAGGGATTGTCCTTGGGCTCGCACGTGCATTTGGTGAGGCGCTTGCCGTTCAAATGGTTATCGGGAACACGATTAAGCTGCCAGAAGCCATTACGGACCCAACGGCCACTTTAACAGGGATTTTGACAATGGATATGTCTAATACATTAAACGGGACAGCATGGAATAACGCTCTTTGGAGCTTAGCCCTGATCCTATTGGTTATGTCATTCTTGTTTATTATGATTATTCGTTTTATTGGGAATAGAGGTGGGACAAAATGA
- the pstA gene encoding phosphate ABC transporter permease PstA codes for MNSRTVNKIWTGIFYIIAIFIIILLGFLVFEILKRGWGFWDPSFLTGRSSNLEAGGGIGYQLFNSFYMLIITLIISVPLGLGAGIYLAEYAKPGKFLNFIRLCIDTMASLPSIVVGLFGLLVFVTATGWGYTIIGGALAITILNLPSLARVSEGALLDVPDSVKEASLGVGATRWQTIVKIALPTAMPQIITGVILAAGRIFGEAAALIYTAGLTTPILNTAADLSSPVNPFNIFRPAETLAVHIWKLNSEGIVPDAQAIAMKSAAVLIIMVLIFNLLARLFAALLQKHFEGGKGKKKKKKPQAAA; via the coding sequence ATGAATTCGCGAACAGTTAATAAGATTTGGACAGGGATTTTCTACATCATAGCCATCTTTATTATCATTCTCCTTGGATTTCTCGTTTTTGAAATACTGAAAAGAGGCTGGGGATTTTGGGACCCCTCCTTCCTGACGGGAAGATCGAGCAATCTGGAAGCTGGCGGGGGAATAGGGTATCAATTATTTAATTCCTTCTACATGCTCATCATTACATTGATTATTTCTGTTCCTCTTGGTCTAGGGGCAGGTATTTATTTGGCGGAATACGCAAAACCAGGGAAGTTTTTGAACTTTATCCGTTTATGCATTGATACGATGGCGTCTCTTCCTTCTATTGTGGTTGGATTATTCGGATTGCTTGTGTTCGTAACGGCAACCGGATGGGGATATACCATTATCGGCGGTGCATTGGCCATTACCATTCTGAACCTGCCGAGTTTGGCGCGTGTCAGTGAAGGGGCGCTCTTGGATGTACCGGATAGTGTGAAGGAAGCTAGTCTTGGTGTCGGGGCAACAAGATGGCAGACGATCGTGAAGATTGCCCTGCCGACAGCGATGCCGCAAATTATTACAGGGGTTATCTTAGCGGCGGGCCGTATTTTTGGGGAAGCGGCAGCTTTGATTTATACAGCAGGCTTAACGACCCCCATCTTAAATACAGCCGCAGACTTAAGCAGTCCTGTGAACCCATTCAATATTTTCAGGCCGGCAGAAACATTGGCTGTTCATATCTGGAAATTAAATTCAGAGGGGATTGTGCCGGATGCTCAGGCAATTGCGATGAAATCAGCTGCCGTACTCATCATCATGGTCTTGATCTTTAATTTACTCGCACGCTTATTCGCAGCTCTGTTGCAAAAGCATTTCGAAGGCGGTAAAGGGAAGAAGAAAAAGAAAAAGCCGCAAGCAGCAGCTTAA
- the pstB gene encoding phosphate ABC transporter ATP-binding protein PstB — translation MQEKGKVQVMQTEQSSKDKKLVYDTRNLNLWYGDNHALKDINLPIEENEVTAIIGPSGCGKSTYIKVLNRMIELIPSVKTTGEILYRGNNIFDKNYQVEELRKRVGMVFQKPNPFPKSIYENVAYGPKIHGVRNKKELDEIVEKSLRGAAIWDEVKDRLHENAYGLSGGQQQRICLARCLAVSPDVILMDEPTSALDPISTLKVEELVQELKEKFSIIIVTHNMQQAARISDKTAFFLSGEVIEFDETDKIFSTPKDKRTEDYITGRFG, via the coding sequence ATGCAGGAAAAGGGAAAGGTGCAGGTCATGCAAACAGAACAATCAAGCAAGGATAAAAAGCTTGTTTATGATACGAGAAATCTAAATCTATGGTATGGAGATAATCATGCCTTGAAAGATATTAATCTGCCAATTGAAGAAAATGAGGTTACGGCCATTATTGGACCTTCCGGCTGTGGTAAATCCACTTATATAAAAGTTTTGAATCGCATGATTGAATTGATTCCAAGTGTCAAGACAACAGGGGAAATTCTCTATAGAGGCAACAATATTTTCGACAAGAATTATCAGGTAGAGGAGCTGCGTAAAAGAGTGGGCATGGTTTTCCAGAAGCCGAACCCTTTTCCAAAGTCCATTTATGAAAATGTCGCCTATGGACCAAAAATTCATGGTGTAAGAAATAAAAAGGAATTGGACGAAATCGTGGAAAAAAGCTTGCGCGGTGCCGCTATCTGGGATGAAGTGAAGGACCGTCTTCATGAAAATGCCTATGGCCTATCAGGCGGGCAGCAGCAGCGTATATGTCTTGCGCGCTGTCTGGCAGTTTCACCGGATGTCATCTTAATGGATGAGCCGACATCAGCACTTGATCCAATCTCCACCTTGAAGGTTGAGGAGCTTGTTCAAGAGCTGAAAGAGAAATTCAGCATCATCATTGTCACTCATAATATGCAGCAGGCTGCGCGCATATCTGATAAGACAGCCTTTTTCTTGAGCGGGGAAGTCATTGAGTTTGACGAAACCGACAAAATATTCTCCACGCCAAAGGATAAGCGGACGGAGGATTATATTACAGGACGTTTCGGCTAA
- the phoU gene encoding phosphate signaling complex protein PhoU, translated as MVVREKFEGELQELKVNVVRMGDMAVTALDKAYKALLDKDIDLALSVLDEDKRIDKLEEEIEESAILMIAKQQPVASDLRHIISAIKISSEIERVGDYAKNIAKTAIRLAKEELPFQNDGVAEMHGICLRMMTMFKESYKEENLAMAKELAELDDRLDELYGQVIQSILSVSPKGTDKHHQNSQLLFLVRHYERAGDHITNLAEEILYMAKGRRYHLND; from the coding sequence ATGGTAGTCAGAGAAAAATTCGAGGGTGAGCTTCAGGAATTAAAGGTCAATGTGGTACGAATGGGCGATATGGCTGTTACAGCACTTGATAAAGCCTATAAAGCACTTTTGGATAAAGATATTGATCTTGCCCTATCCGTACTAGACGAGGATAAGCGGATTGACAAGCTTGAAGAAGAAATCGAAGAATCAGCAATCTTAATGATTGCTAAGCAGCAGCCTGTTGCTTCCGATCTTCGTCACATCATCTCCGCGATTAAGATTTCATCTGAAATTGAACGTGTTGGAGATTATGCGAAGAATATTGCGAAGACGGCTATTCGTTTAGCAAAGGAAGAGCTTCCATTCCAGAATGATGGCGTGGCAGAAATGCATGGAATCTGTTTGCGGATGATGACGATGTTTAAAGAGTCCTATAAAGAGGAAAACCTGGCAATGGCTAAGGAGCTGGCAGAGCTTGATGACCGGCTGGATGAGCTATATGGACAGGTCATACAGTCTATCTTAAGTGTATCGCCAAAAGGAACAGATAAACATCATCAAAACTCTCAGCTATTATTCCTTGTTCGTCATTATGAACGGGCAGGCGATCACATTACGAATCTGGCTGAAGAGATTTTGTACATGGCTAAGGGAAGGCGCTATCACTTAAATGACTGA
- a CDS encoding SRPBCC family protein, whose protein sequence is MKETNIKEIRKHILLSSPIEQVWKAVSTSDGLASWWMENTLDKSAGENFLLHTDHFGDSPCRVTEWVPNELFAFDWGKDWHLRFELKELSPAQTELIVIHSGWDPEKTTEFGQPHPVVYSIMDEGWEALIHQKLPSVL, encoded by the coding sequence ATGAAAGAAACAAATATAAAAGAAATACGGAAGCATATCCTGCTCAGCTCACCCATTGAGCAGGTCTGGAAGGCAGTCTCCACCTCTGATGGACTGGCCTCCTGGTGGATGGAAAACACGCTTGATAAGAGCGCAGGGGAGAATTTCCTTCTCCATACCGACCATTTTGGCGATTCACCCTGCCGCGTGACAGAATGGGTACCAAATGAGCTCTTCGCCTTTGATTGGGGAAAGGATTGGCATTTACGTTTTGAATTAAAGGAACTATCTCCAGCACAAACAGAGCTAATTGTTATTCATTCCGGCTGGGACCCAGAGAAAACGACAGAATTCGGACAGCCTCACCCCGTGGTTTATTCCATTATGGATGAGGGATGGGAAGCACTTATTCATCAAAAATTACCATCAGTCTTATAA